Proteins encoded by one window of Cannabis sativa cultivar Pink pepper isolate KNU-18-1 chromosome 4, ASM2916894v1, whole genome shotgun sequence:
- the LOC115714924 gene encoding CRS2-associated factor 2, chloroplastic — translation MAILASLQGGGHNLFSSLPSTPPPNEIPSNSSPPSPPIPIPKYPPPPSRQRKPHNPTQNSPKPHSNPALKTVHRRSNYYKPVKEGILTSDGDRSVVIGESGVSYQLPGAPFEFQFSYSETPKAKPIAIREPAFLPFAPPTMPRPWTGKAPLKSAKEKKKNRKTPLFESFNPLPPDTKGVKHLQMPGPFPFGKYPKVRKSREEILGEPLKKWEIRMFVKPRISDNRQVNLGRDGLTHNMLELVHSHWKRSEVCKIKCKGVPTVDMDNVCHHIEEKTGGKIIHRVGGVVYLYRGRNYNYATRPQYPVMIWKPAAPVYPKLIQEAPEGLTKAEADELRMKGKRLLPICKLAKNGVYISLVRDVRHAFEGSPLVKIDCRGMHTSDYKKLGAKLKELVPCVLLSFDDEQILMWRGSDWKPKYHNYSLPLNPVNQTVTDFDNSGKADTGSDSDSSDTKTVRTSSKMLSLWKRALESNKAMLLDQVDIGPDALLKIVEEFEGIAQATEHSYPALIVSSEDGTSSSRAESQDFTQTDSSGETDIFTNNDEYDDYEDDSDDDDDDFYDTDSSLPMGSLGIDEIAKKLSQDNI, via the exons ATGGCGATTCTAGCTTCACTACAAGGCGGTGGTCACAACCTCTTCTCCTCACTCCCTTCAACACCACCCCCAAATGAAATTCCATCCAACTCTTCTCCTCCTTCACCTCCAATCCCAATTCCCAAATACCCTCCTCCTCCTTCTCGTCAGAGAAAACCCCATAACCCCACTCAAAATTCCCCTAAACCCCATTCCAACCCAGCCCTCAAAACGGTTCACCGCCGCTCCAACTACTACAAGCCGGTCAAAGAAGGTATTCTCACGTCTGACGGCGACCGTTCCGTCGTAATAGGAGAGTCCGGTGTTTCGTACCAGCTTCCTGGTGCCCCGTTCGAGTTTCAGTTCAGTTACTCCGAAACCCCAAAGGCGAAGCCAATCGCAATTCGAGAACCGGCGTTCTTGCCCTTTGCGCCGCCGACTATGCCTAGGCCGTGGACTGGGAAGGCGCCATTGAAGAGCgccaaggagaagaagaagaatcgaAAAACTCCGCTCTTTGAATCGTTTAATCCGCTGCCTCCCGACACCAAAGGGGTTAAGCATCTTCAAATGCCGGGTCCTTTTCCGTTTGGGAAATATCCAAAAGTGAGAAAGAGCAGAGAAGAGATTCTGGGAGAACCGTTGAAGAAATGGGAGATTCGAATGTTTGTAAAGCCTCGTATATCAGATAATCGCCAGGTTAATCTCG GAAGAGATGGGCTAACTCATAACATGTTGGAACTAGTTCATTCCCATTGGAAGAGAAGTgaagtttgtaaaattaaaTGTAAAGGTGTTCCAACTGTggacatggacaatgtttgccACCATATTGAG GAAAAAACTGGTGGGAAAATCATTCATAGGGTTGGTGGAGTAGTTTATCTTTATCGTGGCAGGAATTATAATTACGCTACTCGTCCCCAGTACCCTGTGATGATTTGGAAACCAGCTGCACCTGTTTACCCCAAACTTATCCAAGAGGCTCCAGAAGGATTGACAAAAGCCGAAGCTGATGAGTTGCGGATGAAGGGGAAGAGGCTTTTGCCAATTTGTAAATTAG CCAAGAATGGAGTCTACATCTCTCTAGTGAGAGATGTTCGGCATGCTTTCGAAGGAAGCCCACTGGTGAAGATTGACTGCAGAGGCATGCATACAAGTGACTATAAGAAGTTAGGTGCCAAGCTTAAG GAGTTGGTTCCTTGTGTGCTGCTATCCTTTGATGATGAACAGATATTGATGTGGAGGGGATCAGATTGGAAACCGAAGTACCACAATTATTCTCTCCCTCTCAATCCAGTGAATCAAACTGTGACAGATTTCGATAATTCAG GCAAAGCTGATACCGGTAGTGATAGCGACAGTTCTGACACCAAAACGGTTAGGACAAGCTCTAAAATGCTGTCACTGTGGAAGCGTGCGCTTGAATCGAACAAAGCAATGTTGTTGGATCAAGTTGATATTGGTCCTGATGCTCTTTTGAAGATAGTGGAGGAATTTGAGGGCATTGCACAGGCCACAGAGCACTCCTATCCGGCTTTAATTGTGTCAAGTGAAGATGGCACCAGCAGCTCAAGAGCTGAGTCGCAGGATTTTACTCAGACTGATAGTTCCGGTGAGACAGATATCTTTACCAACAACGACGAATATGATGATTATGAAGATGatagtgatgatgatgatgatgatttttaTGACACTGATTCCTCACTTCCCATGGGGTCATTAGGCATTGATGAAATTGCAAAAAAGCTGAGTCAGGATAATATTTAA
- the LOC115714392 gene encoding uncharacterized protein LOC115714392, which yields MTADTTEPSYWLNWRFFFCALWLCSTMVASSILIWKYEGFNKSSSRRREHEVETSGSLYEYESWQTCLKGIHPVWLLAYRIVAFVTLFALLFANVVLDGGVIFNFYTQWTFTLVTLYFALGSSLSIYGCRKYQTKVGGNANNFDAERGTYVAPSLGESSEASNLYKNLDTREGNDAHKTAGAWGYIFQIIYQVSAGAVVLTDSVFWLIIYPFLTAKDYSLNFMIVSMHSINAFFLIGDTILNCLRFPLFRAAYFVLWTGIFVIFQWIVHACVSTWWPYPFLDLSSPYAPLWYIGVGLMHVPCYGIFVLIVRIKKLLLLRSFPESYQCVR from the exons ATGACTGCCGACACTACAGAACCGAGTTATTGGTTGAACTGGAGGTTCTTCTTTTGTGCTTTATGGCTGTGTTCAACTATGGTAGCTTCATCCATATTGATATGGAAATATGAAGGGTTTAACAAATCAAGCTCTAGGAGAAGAGAGCATGAGGTAGAAACATCAGGTTCTTTGTATGAGTATGAATCTTGGCAGACTTGTCTTAAGGGAATCCATCCTGTATGGCTACTAGCTTACAGGATTGTAGCTTTTGTCACTCTTTTCGCATTGCTTTTCGCCAATGTTGTACTCGATGGAGGTGTAATCTTCAACTTTTATACTCA ATGGACATTTACTTTGGTCACACTGTACTTTGCG CTGGGAAGTTCCCTTTCTATTTATGGATGTCGAAAGTATCAAACTAAAGTTGGTGGGAATGCAAATAATTTCGACGCAGAGCGAGGCACTTATGTAGCTCCTAGCCTTGGAGAGAGTTCAGAGGCATCAAATTTGTATAAAAATCTCGATACCCGTGAAGGAAATGATGCTCATAAAACTGCAGGTGCATGGGGTTACATCTTCCAAATCATTTATCAG GTTTCTGCTGGTGCTGTGGTGCTAACCGACAGTGTATTTTGGCTCATTATTTATCCATTTTTGACAGCCAAAGATTACAGCCTGAATTTT ATGATTGTTTCTATGCACTCAATCAATGCTTTTTTCCTCATTGGTGACACAATATTGAATTGTTTG AGATTTCCTTTGTTTCGAGCTGCATATTTTGTGTTATGGACAGGAATATTTGTGATCTTTCAGTGGATTGTCCATGCTTGTGTATCAACCTG GTGGCCCTATCCATTTCTTGACTTATCATCCCCATATGCTCCTTTATG GTACATCGGAGTTGGATTGATGCATGTTCCATGCTATGGCATTTTTGTTTTGATTGTTAGGATTAAAAAGCTCTTGCTGTTGAGATCATTCCCGGAGTCTTATCAGTGTGTGAGGTGA
- the LOC115714621 gene encoding uncharacterized protein LOC115714621 has product MEDLKLRTMEGFQELKTRFEPWWNQAIQYINQIPEEQLYVALGVLIFTILFFILIRLFKRTKSNTIVLTGLSGSGKTVLFYQLRDGSSHQGTVTSMEPNEGTFVLHSEKTKNGKTKPVHLVDVPGHSRLRPKLDDFLPQAAGLVFVVDALEFLPNCRAASEYLYDVLTKASVVTKKIPVLILCNKTDKVTAHTKEFIRKQMEKEIDKLRASRSAVSEADIANEFTLGVPGEVFSFSQCHNKVTVAEASGLKGEISQVEQFIREHVKP; this is encoded by the exons ATGGAAGATTTGAAATTGAGAACAATGGAGGGTTTTCAAGAATTGAAGACTCGGTTTGAGCCATGGTGGAATCAAGCTATACAGTACATTAATCAGATACCCGAAGAACAGCTCTATGTAGCTCTTGGTGTTCTTATCTTCACAATCCTTTTCTTCATTCTCA TTCGGTTGTTCAAACGCACCAAATCTAACACCATTGTACTCACTGGGCTTAGTGGAAGTGGCAAGACTGTTCTTTTCTATCAG CTGCGGGATGGCTCATCGCATCAGGGCACTGTTACATCTATGGAACCAAACGAGGGCACCTTTGTGCTGCATTCTGAGAAAACAAAG AATGGAAAAACGAAGCCGGTTCATCTTGTTGATGTTCCTGGGCATTCTCGTCTTCGACCTAAGCTAGATGACTTTTTGCCTCAAGCAGCCGGTCTAGTTTTTGTGGTGGATGCTTTGGAATTTTTACCAAATTGTCGTGCTGCATCAGA GTACCTTTATGATGTTCTAACCAAGGCTAGTGTTGTGACGAAGAAGATTCCAGTGCTTATTCTCTGCAACAAAACAGATAAAGTGACAGCACATACTAAGGAGTTTATCAGGAAACAAATGGAGAAGGAAAT TGACAAATTGCGAGCATCAAGAAGTGCAGTATCAGAAGCTGATATTGCAAATGAGTTCACTCTTGGCGTACCAGGAGAAGTGTTTTCGTTCTCTCAGTGCCATAACAAAGTTACAGTTGCTGAGGCATCCGGATTAAAGGGTGAAATATCTCAAGTAGAGCAGTTCATTAGGGAGCATGTAAAGCCCTAG